A genomic region of Verrucomicrobiia bacterium contains the following coding sequences:
- the aroB gene encoding 3-dehydroquinate synthase: MNAKRTGVPERVRVDLGERSYDILIGKGLLSEAAEYLRPLNLGKHGVIITDTTVEPLYAGVLCDALGKGGFAAEVLSVPAGEASKSLRQANRLFGKLPALGLDRHSFLIALGGGVVGDLAGFVAASYLRGIALVQVPTSLLAQVDSSVGGKTGVNLPQGKNLVGAFYQPKLVLADTDTLGTLPERELRSGFAEVIKHGAIRDAKFFEWLELEYKRVLSRDPEAVAHVVRRCCEIKAEVVSADERESGLRAILNFGHTVGHAMETLSDYSGLLHGEAISMGMCAGAQLSVKRAGLSEVEARRLCGLIAASGLPTRLGKTFKLGELLEAARLDKKARDGKLRFVLLKRLGEAFVSDAVTDADIEEVVDVCR, encoded by the coding sequence ATGAATGCGAAAAGAACAGGCGTTCCCGAGCGGGTGCGCGTCGACCTGGGTGAACGCAGTTACGACATCCTGATCGGCAAAGGCTTGCTATCGGAAGCCGCTGAATACTTGCGTCCGCTCAACCTGGGTAAGCACGGCGTGATCATCACGGACACGACCGTGGAACCGCTGTACGCAGGGGTGTTGTGCGATGCACTGGGAAAGGGCGGGTTTGCCGCCGAAGTGCTCAGCGTACCGGCGGGTGAGGCGTCGAAGTCGTTGCGGCAGGCCAACCGGCTCTTCGGGAAACTGCCGGCTCTCGGGCTGGACCGCCACTCCTTTCTCATCGCGTTGGGCGGCGGCGTCGTGGGAGATTTGGCGGGCTTCGTGGCGGCGAGCTATTTGCGCGGCATCGCGCTGGTGCAGGTGCCGACGAGCCTGTTGGCCCAAGTGGACAGCTCGGTCGGCGGCAAGACGGGCGTAAATCTGCCACAGGGCAAGAACCTCGTCGGCGCGTTTTATCAACCAAAGCTGGTGCTTGCCGACACCGATACGCTTGGGACACTGCCCGAGCGCGAACTGCGTAGCGGTTTCGCGGAGGTGATCAAACACGGCGCGATCCGAGACGCAAAGTTTTTTGAGTGGCTGGAGCTGGAGTACAAGCGGGTCCTGTCCCGCGATCCAGAGGCGGTGGCCCACGTGGTGCGACGTTGCTGCGAGATCAAGGCGGAGGTCGTCAGCGCGGACGAACGCGAATCGGGACTGCGCGCGATCCTGAATTTTGGCCACACGGTTGGCCACGCGATGGAGACACTGTCGGATTACAGCGGCCTGCTGCACGGGGAAGCGATTTCGATGGGCATGTGTGCCGGAGCGCAGTTGTCTGTCAAGCGCGCCGGTTTAAGCGAGGTGGAAGCACGACGCTTATGCGGCCTGATTGCCGCCAGCGGTCTGCCAACGCGCCTAGGCAAGACTTTCAAGCTGGGAGAGTTGCTGGAAGCGGCGCGCCTTGATAAAAAGGCACGCGACGGCAAATTGCGTTTTGTGTTGCTGAAACGCCTCGGTGAAGCGTTTGTCTCGGACGCGGTCACGGACGCAGACATCGAGGAGGTCGTGGATGTCTGCCGTTGA
- the dprA gene encoding DNA-processing protein DprA translates to MTSREAYIALNMVGGVGPIRVRALRDRFGEPQAILAASKGELMQVEGVGEEVARSITRWREKVDLDAELQRIEKSGVRVVSCDDAEYPKHLREIYDPPLVLYVRGSLTERDSLAIAVVGSRRTSLYGQDMARKLAFQLARVGVTVVSGLARGIDTAAHNGALQAKGRTVAVIGCGIDIVYPAENKKLADDIVEKGGAVVTEFPFGVQPDRQNFPMRNRIISGWSLGVVVVEANLKSGALITANQAGEQGRQVFAVPGRADSILSKGANKLIKDGAKLTEDVEDILSEFEYLLPKMATEPKEPGLGGEGTKPALQLSETEEKVMAQVGTEEVAIDEIIRASGLTTACVSATLLALEMKRLVRQLPGKRYVRNAAFGP, encoded by the coding sequence ATGACTTCGCGCGAAGCCTACATTGCGCTCAACATGGTTGGCGGCGTTGGGCCGATTCGTGTCCGCGCATTGCGGGACCGATTCGGCGAGCCGCAGGCGATCCTGGCGGCGTCGAAAGGCGAGTTGATGCAGGTGGAGGGCGTGGGCGAAGAAGTCGCACGGAGTATCACTCGCTGGCGGGAAAAGGTGGATCTCGATGCGGAGTTGCAGCGGATTGAGAAGTCCGGCGTGCGGGTTGTCAGTTGCGACGATGCGGAATACCCAAAACATTTGCGAGAGATTTACGACCCACCGCTCGTGTTATATGTAAGAGGATCGCTAACGGAACGCGACTCCCTGGCAATTGCGGTGGTCGGGTCGCGGCGCACGTCGCTTTACGGGCAGGATATGGCGCGGAAACTGGCCTTTCAGTTGGCGCGGGTTGGCGTGACGGTCGTGAGTGGTTTGGCGCGCGGAATCGATACCGCGGCGCATAACGGCGCACTGCAAGCGAAGGGGCGGACGGTGGCCGTGATTGGTTGTGGAATCGATATTGTCTATCCTGCGGAGAACAAGAAGCTGGCCGATGACATAGTGGAGAAGGGTGGGGCGGTGGTGACGGAGTTCCCCTTCGGCGTGCAACCCGATCGCCAGAATTTTCCCATGCGGAACCGCATCATCAGCGGTTGGTCGCTGGGTGTCGTGGTGGTGGAAGCGAACCTGAAGAGCGGGGCATTGATCACGGCCAATCAGGCGGGGGAACAGGGTCGGCAGGTGTTCGCGGTGCCGGGTCGGGCGGATTCAATTTTGTCCAAGGGAGCGAACAAATTGATCAAGGATGGTGCAAAATTGACCGAGGACGTGGAGGATATCCTCAGCGAATTCGAGTACTTACTGCCGAAAATGGCCACGGAGCCTAAGGAACCTGGCCTGGGGGGCGAGGGTACCAAACCTGCTTTGCAATTAAGCGAGACGGAGGAGAAAGTGATGGCGCAAGTTGGTACCGAGGAGGTTGCCATCGACGAGATCATTCGGGCCAGCGGTTTGACAACGGCGTGTGTTTCCGCCACGTTACTGGCGCTGGAGATGAAACGGCTCGTCCGCCAGCTCCCCGGCAAGCGGTATGTGCGCAACGCGGCCTTCGGGCCGTAA
- the topA gene encoding type I DNA topoisomerase — protein MAKKLVIVESPAKAKTINKYLGSDFSVKASMGHVRDLPERKFGVEIEKNFKPTYQVSAKRKVLVTELQKTAEGAEQVYLATDPDREGEAIAWHLWEILKSKKNGPKFFRVQFNEITKNAVRAAFDHPGQVDMKLVDSQQARRILDRIVGYKISPLLNKRVARGLSAGRVQSVAVRLVVEREREIRAFKPQEYWSVEAELRKLVDPKDHFLARLIQVGDKKVRSPNGEATKSDVMIIDGKEQADAILADLQQCEYKVAKIDIKPKKRSAPPPFTTSTLQQSASKALGMGTSKTMIVAQQLYEGVEIGEEGAVGLITYMRTDSFNISKEAQDEALGFIRETIGADYAPATPNLYKSKKDSQGAHEAVRPSSVRRTPESLRTYLDHDQFRLYKLIWDRFVASQMTPAEMKVTSIDIDAHRDPKFFLFRATATEVVFAGWLKIYGVEEEAEKKAEAEKPSDEEENKKLPPLSESERLHLVKLHPEQHFTEPPPRFSEATLVKALEELGIGRPSTYAPTIATVQKRHYVNKDKGRLAPTQLGEITTDVLVKHFTKLLDVQFTAQMEELLDEIEEGKVGWQEMLGDFYKDFEPTLKAATENMEDVRPKPVPTGIKCELCGEELVTRPGKNGEFIACSAYPKCKNTKNFKRGEDGSIQIVEKEETGIKCEKCGSPMVIKAGKRGEFLACSGYPECKNAKSFTRDAAGKITVIEKPAPVTTDIKCEKCGSPMLIRNSRRGPFLACSGYPKCRNAKTLPDELKDKAPPPPPKEEPVLTDEKCEKCGAPMAKRRGRFGEFLGCTAYPKCKNIKKLAPVEA, from the coding sequence ATGGCAAAAAAACTGGTCATCGTTGAGTCACCTGCGAAAGCGAAGACGATCAACAAGTACCTGGGATCGGACTTCAGCGTGAAGGCCTCCATGGGCCATGTCCGGGATCTGCCCGAACGCAAGTTCGGTGTCGAGATCGAGAAGAATTTCAAGCCCACGTACCAGGTCTCGGCCAAGCGGAAGGTGCTGGTCACGGAATTGCAGAAGACCGCGGAAGGTGCGGAACAGGTTTATCTGGCGACCGACCCTGATCGCGAGGGCGAAGCGATTGCCTGGCATTTGTGGGAGATTCTGAAGAGCAAGAAAAACGGGCCCAAGTTTTTCCGCGTCCAGTTCAACGAAATCACGAAGAACGCGGTGCGCGCCGCCTTCGACCATCCCGGTCAGGTGGACATGAAGCTGGTCGATTCTCAGCAGGCGCGACGCATTCTGGATCGCATTGTCGGCTACAAGATTTCGCCCCTCTTGAACAAGCGCGTCGCGCGCGGCTTGAGCGCCGGGCGCGTGCAATCCGTCGCGGTCCGGCTGGTGGTTGAACGCGAACGCGAGATTCGGGCGTTCAAGCCGCAAGAGTATTGGTCGGTCGAGGCCGAGTTGCGCAAGCTCGTTGATCCGAAGGACCATTTTCTTGCTCGTTTGATCCAGGTTGGTGACAAGAAAGTCCGGTCGCCCAATGGTGAGGCCACGAAGTCGGATGTCATGATCATTGACGGTAAGGAGCAGGCGGACGCGATCCTGGCCGATCTGCAGCAGTGCGAATACAAGGTCGCCAAGATCGACATCAAGCCGAAGAAGCGCAGCGCACCGCCTCCGTTCACGACAAGCACGCTTCAACAGTCCGCGTCGAAGGCCCTCGGCATGGGCACGTCAAAAACGATGATCGTGGCCCAGCAACTGTATGAGGGCGTGGAGATCGGTGAGGAAGGCGCGGTCGGTTTGATCACCTACATGCGTACCGACTCGTTTAACATTTCGAAGGAGGCGCAGGACGAAGCACTGGGGTTTATCCGCGAGACCATCGGTGCGGACTATGCGCCGGCGACGCCAAATTTATACAAGTCGAAGAAGGATTCGCAGGGCGCACACGAGGCGGTTCGCCCCTCATCGGTGCGGCGCACGCCCGAAAGCCTGCGTACGTATCTCGACCACGACCAATTCCGACTTTACAAGCTGATTTGGGACCGGTTTGTCGCCAGCCAGATGACGCCGGCGGAGATGAAGGTGACGAGCATCGATATCGACGCCCATCGCGATCCGAAGTTCTTCCTGTTTCGCGCGACGGCGACGGAGGTGGTGTTCGCGGGCTGGCTGAAGATTTACGGAGTCGAGGAAGAGGCCGAAAAGAAGGCGGAGGCGGAAAAGCCATCGGACGAGGAAGAGAACAAGAAGCTGCCGCCGTTGAGCGAAAGCGAGCGGCTGCATTTGGTCAAACTCCACCCTGAACAACACTTTACCGAGCCACCGCCGCGCTTCAGCGAGGCAACACTGGTCAAGGCGCTGGAAGAGCTTGGTATCGGTCGTCCGAGCACCTACGCGCCGACGATTGCCACGGTTCAAAAGCGGCATTATGTGAACAAAGACAAGGGTCGCCTTGCGCCGACGCAGTTGGGCGAAATCACAACCGACGTGTTGGTGAAGCATTTCACGAAACTGCTCGACGTGCAGTTCACGGCGCAGATGGAGGAGTTGCTCGACGAAATTGAGGAGGGCAAGGTCGGGTGGCAGGAGATGCTCGGCGACTTCTACAAGGACTTCGAACCAACCCTGAAGGCCGCCACCGAGAACATGGAGGACGTGCGGCCAAAACCCGTCCCGACAGGTATTAAGTGTGAGTTGTGCGGCGAAGAACTGGTCACCCGTCCCGGCAAGAATGGCGAATTCATTGCTTGTTCGGCCTACCCGAAATGCAAGAACACGAAGAACTTCAAACGCGGCGAAGATGGGAGCATTCAGATCGTGGAAAAAGAAGAGACGGGCATCAAGTGCGAGAAATGCGGTTCGCCGATGGTCATCAAAGCAGGTAAGCGCGGAGAGTTCCTCGCTTGCTCGGGCTATCCCGAGTGCAAGAACGCAAAATCATTCACGCGCGACGCAGCGGGCAAGATCACCGTCATCGAGAAGCCCGCGCCGGTGACGACCGACATCAAATGCGAGAAGTGCGGCTCGCCGATGTTGATTCGCAACAGCCGCCGCGGACCGTTCCTGGCCTGCTCCGGCTATCCAAAATGCCGCAACGCCAAAACACTGCCGGACGAATTGAAAGACAAAGCGCCGCCACCTCCGCCCAAGGAAGAACCCGTGCTGACCGATGAGAAGTGCGAGAAGTGCGGTGCGCCCATGGCGAAGCGACGCGGCCGCTTCGGTGAATTCCTCGGCTGCACGGCCTATCCGAAGTGCAAGAACATCAAAAAACTGGCTCCGGTAGAGGCGTAG
- the xerA gene encoding site-specific tyrosine recombinase/integron integrase, whose protein sequence is MQEHQKTGSGRGVADSLVEGFLGYLHAERDVSPLTIRNYSADIAAFAAWFEEKYKQPCAWVPVDSFHLRGYLVHLTERQFDRATIHLKMSALRSFFKWLVRTERVKLNPLVGLTLPKKARKLPKFLTIQQMETLLDAPLKVNAKDKLATWRDKAILETLYTAGLRIHELAQLNDDDVDMLGEVVRVRGKGKKERLAALGGPAIETLQKYLEVRARSTRGPLFVNRFGGRMTARSMQRMLKKYLIAAGLDPSLTPHKLRHSFATHMLDAGADLRSVQELLGHANLSTTQIYTHITPERLKKVYEKAHPRA, encoded by the coding sequence GTGCAAGAACATCAAAAAACTGGCTCCGGTAGAGGCGTAGCCGACTCACTGGTTGAAGGGTTTCTCGGGTACCTGCACGCCGAGCGCGATGTCTCACCGCTGACCATTCGCAATTATTCCGCCGACATCGCGGCGTTTGCCGCCTGGTTTGAGGAAAAGTATAAACAGCCCTGCGCGTGGGTGCCGGTCGATTCGTTCCATCTGCGCGGCTATCTGGTCCACCTCACCGAACGTCAATTCGACCGCGCCACGATCCATCTCAAGATGTCCGCCCTCCGCAGTTTCTTCAAATGGCTCGTGCGCACCGAGCGCGTGAAACTGAATCCGCTGGTGGGACTGACCCTTCCGAAGAAGGCGAGAAAGCTGCCAAAGTTCCTGACGATCCAGCAAATGGAAACACTGCTGGATGCGCCATTGAAGGTAAATGCAAAAGACAAACTGGCGACATGGCGTGACAAGGCGATTCTAGAAACCCTTTACACCGCAGGGCTACGCATCCATGAACTTGCTCAACTCAACGACGATGACGTGGATATGCTTGGCGAAGTTGTTCGCGTTCGCGGCAAAGGCAAAAAGGAGCGGCTGGCCGCGCTCGGCGGGCCGGCCATTGAAACACTACAGAAATACCTAGAAGTGCGCGCGCGCAGCACCCGCGGGCCGTTATTTGTGAACCGATTTGGCGGGCGCATGACCGCCCGGAGTATGCAACGAATGCTGAAGAAATACCTCATTGCGGCCGGCCTTGATCCATCACTGACCCCGCACAAGCTACGGCACAGTTTTGCGACGCACATGCTCGATGCAGGCGCGGATTTGCGGAGTGTGCAGGAACTCCTCGGCCACGCCAACCTTTCCACCACGCAAATCTACACGCACATCACTCCCGAGCGGTTGAAGAAGGTCTACGAGAAAGCGCATCCCCGGGCATGA
- the efp gene encoding elongation factor P, with product MPSANDLRKGMAIKYNNDICVVLDMQHRTPGNLRAFVQATLRSLKTGKSSVVRFTSTESIVVVSKNTKPVDFSYKDTAGYHFMDPETYETITLNEEFIGDAKNYLTENLRCTLTEVEGKIAELELPPAVDLKVLEAPPGIRGDTATNVTKPAKVETGIEVFVPIFINPGDSIRVDTRTGKYLNRV from the coding sequence ATGCCGTCAGCCAACGATCTCCGAAAAGGAATGGCCATCAAGTACAACAACGACATCTGCGTCGTGTTGGACATGCAACACCGCACGCCCGGCAACCTCCGCGCGTTCGTCCAGGCCACCTTGCGAAGCTTGAAAACGGGCAAATCGTCCGTGGTCCGTTTTACCTCGACCGAGTCGATCGTCGTAGTCTCGAAAAATACCAAGCCAGTGGACTTCAGCTACAAAGACACAGCCGGCTACCATTTCATGGACCCGGAAACCTACGAAACGATAACTCTCAATGAAGAGTTCATCGGCGACGCCAAGAATTACCTCACCGAGAATCTGCGCTGCACCCTGACCGAAGTCGAAGGTAAGATTGCCGAACTCGAACTCCCCCCCGCCGTCGACCTCAAGGTCCTAGAAGCCCCGCCCGGCATCCGCGGCGACACTGCCACCAACGTCACCAAGCCCGCCAAGGTCGAAACCGGTATCGAAGTCTTCGTCCCCATCTTCATCAACCCCGGCGACAGCATCCGCGTCGACACCCGCACCGGCAAGTATTTGAATCGAGTGTAG
- a CDS encoding KpsF/GutQ family sugar-phosphate isomerase: MSYVKLAKTVFDIEIDGLRRTRARLDENFSRAVEAIVKCLRNRGKVVVTGVGKSGNIGHKIAATLTSTGATSVLLNSVDALHGDLGVINNGDCVLVLSYSGETEELGRILPAIKRFDVTIISMTAQTKSSLARHSDIVLNVYVKKEACPFNLAPTSSTTAMLALGDALAMCVLDARGFKKSDYARLHPAGAIGRTMLVQIRDIMRTGTRNAVIADYRSVKDALLAMTKAKSGTISVVNKQGRVAGVFTDGDFRRHIARNPEVLQVPIRTVMTPNPITIRQDALAMEALKIFEQRQIDDLIVVDEKKRPVGIVDSQDLPKFKLL, from the coding sequence ATGAGTTACGTCAAGCTTGCAAAGACTGTCTTCGACATTGAAATCGACGGCTTGCGCCGCACGCGCGCCCGTCTCGACGAAAACTTCTCCAGGGCAGTCGAGGCGATCGTCAAGTGCCTCCGCAACCGCGGCAAAGTGGTCGTGACCGGCGTCGGCAAGTCTGGCAACATCGGCCACAAGATCGCCGCGACGCTGACCAGCACGGGCGCCACCAGCGTGCTCCTGAACTCCGTGGACGCCCTGCATGGCGACCTCGGTGTCATCAATAATGGTGACTGCGTCCTAGTCCTCAGCTACTCGGGGGAGACCGAGGAACTTGGCCGCATTCTGCCGGCCATCAAGCGCTTTGACGTCACGATCATCTCTATGACCGCGCAAACGAAATCGAGTCTGGCGCGCCACAGCGATATTGTGTTGAACGTGTACGTGAAGAAGGAAGCCTGCCCGTTCAACCTCGCCCCCACGTCAAGCACTACGGCCATGCTCGCCCTCGGCGACGCGCTCGCCATGTGCGTGTTGGATGCTCGCGGTTTCAAGAAGTCCGACTATGCCCGCTTGCATCCTGCGGGTGCCATTGGCCGCACGATGCTGGTGCAGATTCGGGACATCATGCGGACGGGCACTCGCAACGCCGTGATCGCGGATTACCGCAGCGTGAAGGATGCGTTGCTCGCCATGACCAAGGCGAAGTCCGGCACAATCAGCGTCGTCAACAAACAAGGCCGCGTTGCCGGGGTCTTCACGGACGGAGATTTTCGCCGCCACATCGCCCGCAACCCCGAGGTTCTCCAGGTGCCGATTCGAACCGTAATGACGCCGAACCCGATCACCATCCGCCAGGACGCGCTCGCGATGGAAGCCCTGAAGATTTTCGAGCAACGGCAGATCGACGACCTGATTGTTGTCGATGAGAAGAAACGCCCCGTGGGCATCGTCGATTCGCAAGACCTGCCGAAATTTAAACTATTGTAA
- a CDS encoding GDP-L-fucose synthase, whose amino-acid sequence MNFWEEQRVIVTGGAGFLGSFVVAGLKTRGCTNIFVPRSRDCNLLDRAAIARLFEDAQPTMVLHLAAVVGGIGANREHPGKFFYENAIMGIELIEQARQFHLSKLLVAGTICAYPKFTPVPFQEEELWNGYPEETNAPYGVAKKAILVQCQAYRQEYGLNAVYLLPVNLYGPRDNFDPQTSHVIPALIKKCVDARERRDKFIECWGTGTPTREFLYVEDAAEGILRAAEHYDKPEPVNLGSGREISIRDLVNLIAKLARFAGEIRWDPTKPDGQPRRCLDVEKAQREFGFQASTPFEEGLRKTIQWYEENRR is encoded by the coding sequence ATGAACTTTTGGGAAGAACAACGGGTGATCGTTACCGGCGGCGCCGGTTTCCTCGGCTCTTTCGTCGTTGCGGGACTGAAAACACGCGGTTGCACAAACATTTTTGTGCCGCGAAGTCGTGATTGCAACCTACTCGATCGGGCGGCGATCGCCCGCCTCTTTGAAGACGCCCAACCGACAATGGTGCTGCACCTAGCGGCCGTGGTCGGCGGCATTGGCGCAAACCGTGAACATCCCGGGAAGTTCTTCTACGAAAACGCCATCATGGGCATCGAGTTGATTGAACAAGCCCGTCAGTTCCATCTGTCAAAACTCCTGGTTGCCGGGACCATCTGCGCCTATCCCAAATTTACGCCAGTGCCGTTCCAGGAAGAGGAACTCTGGAACGGTTATCCGGAAGAAACCAACGCCCCCTATGGGGTCGCCAAGAAGGCGATCCTCGTCCAGTGCCAGGCGTATCGACAGGAGTACGGCTTGAACGCCGTGTACCTGTTGCCCGTCAACCTTTACGGCCCACGCGACAATTTCGACCCGCAAACCTCGCATGTCATCCCCGCGCTCATCAAGAAGTGCGTCGATGCCCGCGAGCGTAGAGACAAATTCATCGAATGCTGGGGCACAGGCACTCCGACTCGCGAATTTCTCTACGTCGAGGATGCCGCCGAGGGCATCCTGCGCGCGGCTGAGCATTATGATAAACCTGAGCCCGTCAATCTCGGGAGTGGCCGGGAGATTTCCATTCGCGATTTGGTGAACCTGATCGCAAAACTTGCCCGTTTCGCGGGTGAAATTCGGTGGGATCCGACCAAACCCGATGGCCAGCCGCGTCGGTGTCTCGACGTGGAGAAGGCGCAACGCGAATTTGGCTTTCAAGCCAGCACGCCTTTTGAAGAAGGCCTCCGCAAGACGATTCAATGGTACGAAGAGAACCGCCGGTGA
- the gmd gene encoding GDP-mannose 4,6-dehydratase, giving the protein MKRALITGITGQDGSYLAELLLQKGYEVHGIIRRASSFNSSRIDHLYQDRHTRGVKLFLHYGDLSDSVSLVKMLYDLKFDEIYHLGAQSHVRVSYDIPEYTADITGVGTIRILEAIRETDSHPRFYQASSSEMFGKVAEIPQRETTPFHPRSPYAVAKVFSYWATVNYREGYNMFACNGILFNHESPRRGETFVTRKITRAIAHIKLGLQEKLYLGNLDAKRDWGYAPEFVEAMWLILQQDQPDDFVIATGETHSVREFCEEAFAHAGLDWSKYVEIDERYYRPAEVDLLIGDASKAKRVLGWEAKTRFKDLVKLMVDADLKTLEDQLAGKVAKVDVGQH; this is encoded by the coding sequence ATGAAACGAGCACTTATCACCGGTATCACGGGACAGGACGGATCTTATTTGGCCGAGCTGCTCCTGCAAAAAGGCTACGAAGTCCACGGCATCATCCGCCGTGCCAGTAGCTTCAACAGCAGCCGCATCGACCATCTCTACCAGGACCGCCACACACGGGGTGTCAAACTGTTCCTGCACTACGGCGATCTTAGTGATTCCGTGAGCCTGGTGAAAATGTTGTACGACTTGAAATTCGATGAGATTTATCACCTCGGCGCCCAGAGTCATGTGCGCGTCAGTTATGACATTCCCGAGTACACCGCGGACATCACAGGTGTCGGGACCATCCGCATTCTCGAGGCGATCCGTGAAACCGACAGCCACCCGCGATTCTACCAGGCCTCGTCGAGCGAGATGTTTGGTAAAGTGGCGGAGATCCCGCAACGGGAGACGACCCCCTTCCATCCCCGCAGCCCCTACGCGGTCGCCAAAGTGTTCTCCTATTGGGCGACGGTCAACTATCGCGAGGGATATAACATGTTCGCCTGCAATGGAATACTATTCAACCACGAATCACCGCGACGTGGTGAAACTTTCGTCACCCGCAAGATTACCCGCGCCATCGCGCACATCAAACTCGGACTGCAGGAGAAGCTCTATCTCGGTAATCTGGACGCAAAGCGCGATTGGGGATACGCCCCGGAATTTGTAGAGGCCATGTGGCTGATCTTGCAACAAGACCAACCGGATGACTTCGTGATCGCCACGGGCGAGACGCATTCAGTCAGGGAGTTTTGTGAAGAGGCCTTCGCGCACGCGGGGCTGGATTGGAGCAAGTATGTCGAAATCGACGAGCGCTACTACCGCCCGGCGGAAGTGGATTTACTCATCGGGGATGCGTCCAAAGCGAAGCGCGTTTTGGGGTGGGAAGCAAAGACGCGGTTCAAGGACCTGGTAAAGCTGATGGTTGACGCCGACCTCAAGACGCTGGAGGACCAACTGGCCGGCAAGGTCGCCAAGGTGGATGTGGGACAGCACTGA
- the rfbC gene encoding dTDP-4-dehydrorhamnose 3,5-epimerase gives MIFKKTGIQGVHRLELERIADERGFFACLWSQAEFAEHGIDSRLVQCNLSFNPRRGTLRGMHYQLPPHEETKIVRCTMGAIFDVAVDLRRDSPTFRQWVGAPLTAENREMLVIPPGCAHGYLTLAENTEVSYQMSVYYAPQHGAGVRWNDPAFGIQWPGDVRVIADRDRDYPDFKP, from the coding sequence ATGATTTTCAAGAAAACCGGGATTCAAGGGGTACATCGGCTCGAACTCGAGCGCATTGCCGACGAACGCGGCTTCTTTGCCTGCCTGTGGTCCCAGGCGGAGTTCGCGGAGCATGGGATTGATTCGCGCCTCGTACAATGCAATCTCTCGTTTAATCCCCGCCGGGGCACGCTACGCGGCATGCATTATCAACTCCCGCCGCATGAGGAAACCAAGATCGTCCGTTGCACAATGGGCGCCATCTTCGACGTCGCCGTGGACTTGCGTCGCGACTCTCCCACGTTCCGGCAATGGGTCGGCGCGCCTCTTACCGCAGAAAACCGAGAGATGCTCGTCATACCCCCGGGCTGCGCGCATGGATATCTGACACTGGCAGAGAACACCGAGGTCTCGTATCAAATGTCCGTGTACTACGCACCCCAGCATGGCGCGGGCGTACGCTGGAACGACCCGGCTTTCGGCATCCAGTGGCCCGGTGACGTAAGGGTGATTGCCGACCGCGACCGCGATTACCCTGATTTCAAGCCATGA
- a CDS encoding transcription termination/antitermination NusG family protein, with product MKNEPSSRPSVTPVHPLPDAMRWLCVHTRPRKEAGAERYCREVLGFDTYYPRLKHLKTIRRVKRWVVGPLFPRYFFCRLNLAQNFRAVKYAPQVVGVVSFGGRPTLVDDAIIEQLQQWAGEAVDIVTARPGFHPGDLVEIADGPLRGLQAVVLQEMSDRDRVAVLLSTLGCQARLIVSRSQLVDAS from the coding sequence GTGAAGAATGAGCCCAGTTCCCGACCGAGCGTCACGCCTGTCCATCCCCTGCCCGACGCCATGCGCTGGCTCTGCGTCCACACGCGCCCGCGCAAGGAGGCCGGCGCGGAGCGGTACTGTCGCGAGGTGCTGGGCTTCGACACCTATTATCCACGGCTCAAGCACCTCAAAACCATCCGCCGCGTCAAGCGCTGGGTTGTCGGCCCGTTGTTCCCGCGCTACTTCTTCTGTCGTCTGAATCTCGCCCAGAATTTCCGTGCGGTGAAATACGCGCCGCAAGTCGTCGGTGTCGTCAGTTTTGGCGGCCGCCCCACCCTTGTTGACGATGCGATCATCGAACAACTCCAGCAATGGGCGGGTGAGGCGGTTGACATCGTGACGGCGCGCCCCGGCTTCCACCCGGGCGATCTCGTCGAGATCGCCGACGGGCCCTTGCGCGGATTGCAGGCGGTCGTGCTGCAGGAAATGAGCGACCGGGATCGCGTGGCCGTTCTGCTTTCAACCCTGGGTTGCCAGGCCCGGTTGATTGTGAGCCGCTCTCAACTCGTGGATGCGTCCTAG